In Anaerobaca lacustris, one DNA window encodes the following:
- the glgB gene encoding 1,4-alpha-glucan branching protein GlgB, whose protein sequence is MDEKSQVVTGLSLLTDHDIYLFKEGNHFRLYDKLGAHVVAKDGVTGTYFAVWAPNAASVSVIGDFNQWDCHTHPLTARSDDSGIWEGFIPEIGKGTIYKYHIVSRYNHYWVDKGDPFAFFWELPPNTASVVWDLHYDWGDTEWMARQKERNALDAPYSIYEVHLGSWRRDPGDPDRLLSYREVAPMLARYVKEMGFTHVEFLPVMEHPFYPSWGYQTGGYFAPSRRYGCCQDLMYLIDHLHQNDIGVILDWVPSHFPTDEYGLSYFDGTHLYEHSDPRLGFHPDWTSGIFNYGRHEVRAYLISSAMFWLDRYHVDALRVDAVASMLYLDYSRKEGEWIPNEQGGRENLEAIAFLRRFNEMVYRDFPHVQTIAEESTAWPMVTRPTVTGGLGFGMKWNMGWMHDTLEYFSQDAIYRKYHQDKLTFSIWYAFSENFALPLSHDEVVHGKGSLYGKMPGDPWQKLANLRLLFGYMYTHPGKKLLFMGDEFGQHREWSHLNSLDWHLADEEPHQGLQKWVRDLNHLYRSEPALFETDFHRDGFAWIDFHDADNSVISYLRKDKAGRRVLAVICNYTPVPRLNYRVGVADGGFWEEVLNSDAKEYGGSGHGNMGGIEASPASFYGNFDYTLSVTLPPLGIVVFRKVLDEDAASDSATE, encoded by the coding sequence ATGGATGAGAAAAGCCAGGTCGTAACGGGCTTGTCCCTGTTGACGGATCACGACATCTATCTGTTCAAAGAGGGCAACCACTTTCGTCTCTACGACAAGCTGGGCGCTCACGTCGTGGCCAAGGACGGCGTCACAGGCACGTACTTCGCCGTGTGGGCCCCCAATGCCGCCAGCGTCTCGGTGATCGGCGACTTCAACCAGTGGGACTGCCATACGCATCCCCTGACCGCCCGATCGGACGATTCCGGCATCTGGGAGGGCTTCATTCCCGAGATCGGAAAAGGGACCATTTACAAGTACCACATCGTGTCGAGGTACAACCACTACTGGGTGGACAAGGGCGACCCTTTTGCGTTCTTCTGGGAACTGCCGCCCAACACGGCCTCGGTGGTCTGGGACCTTCACTACGATTGGGGCGATACCGAGTGGATGGCCAGGCAGAAGGAGCGAAACGCGCTCGACGCTCCCTACAGCATCTACGAGGTCCATCTGGGCTCGTGGCGGCGCGATCCGGGCGACCCCGACCGCCTGCTGAGCTATCGTGAAGTGGCCCCGATGCTGGCCCGGTACGTCAAGGAGATGGGCTTCACGCACGTCGAGTTCCTGCCGGTGATGGAGCACCCGTTCTACCCCTCGTGGGGCTACCAGACGGGCGGCTACTTCGCGCCGAGCCGCCGCTATGGCTGCTGCCAGGACCTGATGTACCTGATCGACCACCTTCACCAGAACGACATCGGAGTGATTTTGGACTGGGTCCCTTCGCACTTCCCCACGGACGAATACGGCTTGTCGTACTTCGACGGAACGCATCTGTACGAACATTCCGACCCCCGACTCGGCTTTCATCCGGACTGGACGAGCGGGATTTTCAACTACGGCCGTCACGAGGTCCGAGCCTATCTGATCAGCAGCGCCATGTTCTGGCTCGACCGATACCACGTCGACGCACTGCGGGTCGATGCCGTCGCCTCGATGCTCTATCTGGACTACTCGCGCAAGGAAGGCGAATGGATCCCGAACGAACAAGGCGGCCGGGAGAACCTCGAGGCCATCGCCTTTCTGCGACGGTTCAATGAGATGGTCTATCGGGACTTCCCCCACGTCCAGACGATCGCCGAGGAATCCACGGCCTGGCCGATGGTGACGCGCCCCACCGTCACCGGCGGGCTCGGCTTCGGGATGAAATGGAACATGGGCTGGATGCATGACACGCTCGAGTACTTCAGCCAGGACGCCATCTATCGCAAGTATCACCAGGACAAGCTGACCTTCTCGATCTGGTATGCGTTCTCGGAGAATTTCGCCCTGCCGCTGTCGCACGACGAGGTCGTACACGGCAAGGGCTCGCTCTACGGCAAGATGCCCGGCGACCCCTGGCAGAAACTCGCCAACCTCCGCCTGCTGTTCGGCTACATGTACACCCACCCCGGCAAGAAGCTGTTGTTTATGGGCGACGAGTTCGGCCAGCATCGGGAATGGAGTCATCTGAACAGCCTCGACTGGCACCTGGCCGATGAGGAGCCGCATCAGGGCCTTCAGAAATGGGTTCGCGATCTGAATCACCTCTACCGCAGCGAGCCGGCCTTGTTCGAAACGGATTTTCACCGCGACGGCTTCGCCTGGATCGACTTCCATGACGCGGACAACAGCGTGATCAGCTATCTGCGCAAGGACAAGGCCGGTCGTCGCGTTCTGGCGGTCATCTGCAACTACACCCCGGTCCCGCGACTGAACTACCGGGTCGGCGTGGCCGACGGAGGCTTCTGGGAGGAGGTCCTCAACAGCGACGCCAAGGAGTACGGCGGCAGCGGCCACGGCAATATGGGCGGCATCGAGGCGTCTCCCGCGTCCTTCTACGGGAACTTCGATTACACGCTGTCGGTCACACTGCCACCGCTGGGGATCGTGGTCTTCCGAAAGGTGCTCGACGAGGACGCCGCAAGCGACAGCGCAACGGAGTAA
- a CDS encoding FG-GAP repeat domain-containing protein has translation MRTERMAHILIGLAVGTLLTGSVAAEEGKVGEGWRLHVINAESRFEAAGVLDVNRDGKLDIVCGGFWYEAPTWKKHFLRDIKEEGEYHYDFANLAMDVDGDGWTDTVGAAWHDKMVYWVRNPGKAGGPWPVYQIDTPGNMETALAYDINGDGQLDILPNIMSAAAWYEFHRDPSAPQGVRWQKHVLPQEAAGHGIGAGDVNGDGLCDIVTPKGWLQQNPDGSWTWRSEFELGYAGIPILVHDVDGDGNPDILWGLGHNYGVFWLQQTRDADGNRSWTKHLIDDSWSQPHFMLLADLTGNRRLELVTGKRHRAHNGNDPGGNDPVCVYYYSFDRSSGQWTRHTLHEGGRVGFGINTVAVDIDGDGDIDVVAPGKSGLYLFENLIK, from the coding sequence ATGCGAACTGAGCGTATGGCCCACATCTTGATCGGGCTGGCTGTCGGCACGCTTCTGACGGGATCGGTCGCGGCCGAGGAGGGCAAAGTCGGAGAAGGGTGGCGGCTGCATGTGATCAATGCCGAGTCGCGTTTCGAGGCGGCGGGCGTTCTCGATGTCAACCGCGACGGCAAGCTCGATATCGTCTGCGGCGGGTTCTGGTACGAGGCCCCGACCTGGAAGAAGCATTTCCTGCGCGACATCAAGGAGGAAGGGGAGTACCATTACGACTTTGCCAATCTGGCGATGGACGTGGATGGCGACGGTTGGACCGACACCGTCGGCGCCGCCTGGCACGACAAGATGGTCTATTGGGTCCGCAACCCCGGCAAAGCCGGTGGGCCCTGGCCGGTGTACCAGATCGATACGCCCGGCAACATGGAAACCGCTCTGGCCTACGACATCAACGGCGACGGCCAGCTCGACATCCTGCCCAACATCATGAGCGCGGCGGCGTGGTACGAGTTCCATCGCGATCCATCGGCCCCACAGGGCGTGCGATGGCAGAAACACGTGTTGCCTCAGGAGGCGGCCGGACACGGCATCGGCGCCGGAGACGTCAATGGCGACGGCCTGTGCGACATCGTGACGCCGAAGGGCTGGCTCCAACAAAACCCCGACGGCTCGTGGACCTGGCGTTCGGAGTTCGAGCTGGGCTACGCCGGCATTCCGATCCTGGTGCATGACGTGGATGGCGACGGCAACCCGGACATCCTCTGGGGCCTGGGCCACAACTACGGCGTCTTCTGGCTCCAGCAGACCAGAGATGCCGACGGCAATCGTTCGTGGACCAAACACCTGATTGACGATTCGTGGTCCCAGCCGCACTTCATGCTCCTGGCCGACCTGACCGGCAACCGCCGGCTGGAACTCGTTACGGGAAAACGCCATCGCGCCCACAACGGCAACGACCCCGGCGGCAACGACCCGGTCTGCGTCTATTACTACAGCTTCGACCGGTCGTCGGGCCAATGGACGCGACACACCCTGCACGAGGGCGGTCGCGTCGGGTTCGGGATCAACACCGTCGCGGTGGATATCGACGGGGACGGCGACATCGACGTCGTCGCGCCCGGCAAGAGCGGACTGTACCTCTTTGAGAATCTCATCAAGTAG
- a CDS encoding DUF3536 domain-containing protein, protein MDKYVCIHGHFYQPPRENAWLEDVELQDSAYPYHDWNARITEECYRQNAASRILGPDRKIVDIVNNYEHMSFNFGPTLLSWLESHAPDVYEKILEADRNSRERFSGHGSALAQVYNHMILPLSNTRDKHTQVIWGIQDFKRRFQRAPEGMWLSETAVDLPSLEVLAEHGIKFTILAPRQAKRVRKIGGRRWKDVNASDLDTSVPYLCQLPSGKQIALFFYSGPASHDIAYGGLLHSGTNFAARLIDAFPKDGDGPRLVHVATDGESFGHHHRHGDMALAYCIHHIESNNLAKITIYGEYLEKSPPDQEVEIWENSSWSCAHGVERWKSNCGCAADHASSGKQQWRAPLRQVMDWVRDKTIEVYQNRMSRYHADPWRLRNEYIAAINDRSQENVEDFITQSTGRSLPLEDRVTFLKLLEMQRHAMLMYTSCGWFFDNIAGIEAVHVMQYAARTMQLCQEVQGWDLVPEFKEMLQSAPANVRPFMNGRDVYEACVEPARIDLNRVAAHFALSSVFEEARERTTEIYCYSATVESSDRTEAGVQVLITGRVAIRSDITFERHVADLVVFYLGDHNLFAAVRARMGDEEFNAVRQDLKKAFRRSDSNEVMRLMNVVFGGKGYSLTHLFKDPQRQILNELLESTWQEIESSFRHIYEHNYAIMQMIRNMNMPLPKALSAPAEFILNEDLCAEIQADVIDVNRLRNLADEAERLSLSLDKERLSFEGSHRINDLMDQLAERSDDVDLLGSIEESLEILRTLTSSLDLQNAQNVFFNIAKRKWPAMKRRAAADDEEAAKWVERFGNLAHHLGLAIP, encoded by the coding sequence ATGGACAAATACGTTTGTATACACGGTCACTTCTATCAACCGCCGCGCGAGAACGCGTGGCTCGAAGACGTTGAGTTGCAGGATTCGGCCTACCCCTACCATGACTGGAACGCCCGGATCACCGAAGAGTGCTACCGGCAGAACGCTGCGTCGCGCATCCTTGGGCCGGACCGCAAGATCGTCGATATCGTCAATAACTACGAGCACATGAGCTTCAATTTCGGGCCGACGCTGCTGTCCTGGCTCGAATCGCACGCCCCGGACGTTTACGAGAAGATCCTCGAAGCTGACCGGAACAGCCGCGAGCGCTTCAGTGGCCACGGCAGCGCCCTGGCCCAGGTCTATAACCACATGATCCTGCCCCTGTCGAACACCCGCGACAAGCACACGCAGGTGATCTGGGGGATCCAGGATTTCAAGCGACGGTTCCAGCGGGCGCCCGAGGGGATGTGGCTGTCCGAGACGGCGGTGGACCTGCCGTCGCTGGAGGTGCTGGCCGAACATGGGATCAAGTTCACCATCCTGGCGCCGCGACAGGCCAAGCGGGTCCGCAAGATCGGCGGGCGCCGGTGGAAGGACGTCAACGCCAGCGACCTCGATACGAGCGTTCCCTATCTTTGCCAACTTCCGTCCGGCAAACAGATCGCTCTGTTCTTCTACAGCGGTCCGGCGTCGCACGACATCGCCTACGGCGGTCTGCTGCACAGCGGCACGAACTTCGCGGCCCGGCTTATCGACGCGTTTCCGAAGGACGGCGACGGCCCGCGTCTGGTCCACGTGGCCACGGACGGAGAATCGTTCGGGCATCACCATCGCCACGGCGACATGGCGCTGGCGTACTGCATTCACCACATCGAGAGCAATAATCTGGCGAAGATCACGATCTACGGCGAGTACCTGGAGAAGTCTCCGCCGGACCAGGAGGTCGAGATATGGGAGAACAGTTCCTGGAGCTGCGCCCACGGCGTCGAGCGATGGAAGAGCAACTGCGGGTGTGCGGCCGACCATGCCAGTTCCGGAAAGCAGCAGTGGCGCGCCCCGCTGCGACAGGTCATGGACTGGGTCCGCGACAAGACGATCGAGGTCTATCAGAACCGCATGTCCCGATACCACGCCGACCCATGGAGGCTCCGCAACGAATACATCGCCGCGATCAACGACCGCTCGCAGGAGAACGTCGAGGATTTCATCACCCAGTCGACGGGCCGATCGTTGCCTCTGGAGGACAGAGTCACATTTCTCAAGCTCCTGGAGATGCAGCGTCACGCCATGCTGATGTACACGAGCTGCGGGTGGTTCTTCGACAACATCGCCGGGATCGAGGCGGTGCATGTGATGCAATACGCGGCGCGGACGATGCAGTTGTGCCAGGAGGTGCAGGGCTGGGACCTCGTGCCGGAGTTCAAGGAGATGCTCCAGAGCGCGCCGGCCAACGTTCGCCCGTTCATGAACGGGCGAGACGTGTACGAAGCCTGCGTCGAGCCGGCCCGCATCGACCTGAACCGCGTGGCGGCGCATTTCGCGCTGAGTTCGGTGTTCGAGGAGGCCCGCGAGCGCACGACGGAGATCTACTGTTACTCGGCCACCGTGGAGAGCTCGGATCGCACCGAGGCCGGCGTGCAGGTGCTCATCACGGGCCGCGTGGCGATCCGGTCCGACATCACCTTCGAGCGGCACGTGGCCGACCTGGTCGTCTTCTATCTGGGCGATCACAATCTGTTTGCCGCCGTGCGGGCGCGTATGGGTGATGAGGAATTCAACGCCGTCCGCCAGGATCTCAAGAAAGCGTTCCGAAGGAGCGACAGCAACGAGGTGATGCGTCTGATGAACGTGGTCTTCGGGGGCAAGGGCTACTCGCTGACACACCTGTTCAAAGATCCGCAGCGTCAGATCCTCAACGAGCTTCTGGAGAGCACCTGGCAGGAGATCGAGAGTTCGTTCCGACACATCTACGAGCACAACTACGCGATCATGCAGATGATCCGCAACATGAACATGCCGCTGCCCAAGGCCTTGTCGGCGCCGGCCGAGTTCATTCTGAACGAGGATCTCTGTGCCGAGATCCAGGCCGATGTGATCGATGTGAATCGCCTTCGCAACCTCGCCGACGAGGCGGAGCGCCTGTCGCTGAGCCTGGACAAGGAGCGACTGAGCTTCGAAGGCAGCCATCGGATCAACGACCTGATGGATCAGCTTGCCGAGCGGAGTGACGACGTGGACCTTCTGGGCTCGATCGAGGAGAGCCTCGAAATCCTTCGTACCCTCACGTCCTCGCTGGACCTGCAGAACGCACAGAACGTGTTCTTCAACATCGCCAAGCGCAAGTGGCCCGCCATGAAGCGCCGCGCCGCCGCCGACGATGAGGAAGCGGCCAAGTGGGTCGAACGTTTCGGAAATCTGGCGCACCACCTCGGCCTGGCGATCCCGTAG
- the malQ gene encoding 4-alpha-glucanotransferase, which produces MLKQRSSGILMHVTSVPSEFGIGDFGPTTYKFIDFLKQAGQNCWQILPLNHTTDKTGHSPYNCFSAFAGNPLLISPVLLHRAGLLTRGEMAGPPSFPADKVDFAKVERYKHGLLDLAYRRFKERPLPADYERFCTEHRVWLDSFAAFVAIKRHYRGRSWSDWPAALRDRKAKALGAVEVELADAIERERFLQYVFYAQYLDLQRYCHEQGVQVIGDLPIYVAYDSADVWSNPEVFKLTKDKNPKFIAGVPPDYFSKTGQLWGNPVYDWDHAERTGFAWWMQRIKHNLLLFDLVRIDHFRGLVAYWEVPAGHKTAIRGKWVKAPSESFFGTLFRQVPFAAIFAEDLGHITADVREAVTKYQFPCMRVLQFAFSGDPKRNIHMPHNHIANAIVYTGTHDNNTTRGWFENEMKGPARKRLSDYLGHKPAARDISWELVRVAMSSVARLAIVPMQDVLSLGASARMNYPAKATGNWFWRMRDGRLDARLAGKLRDLTATCGRL; this is translated from the coding sequence ATGCTCAAACAACGATCCAGCGGCATCCTGATGCACGTCACCTCGGTCCCTTCGGAGTTCGGGATCGGCGATTTCGGTCCGACGACGTACAAGTTCATCGATTTCCTCAAGCAGGCCGGCCAGAACTGCTGGCAGATCCTGCCGTTGAACCATACGACCGACAAGACGGGCCATTCCCCGTACAACTGCTTCTCGGCCTTCGCAGGAAACCCTCTTCTGATCAGTCCGGTCCTGCTGCATCGGGCCGGTCTGCTCACGCGCGGCGAGATGGCCGGCCCTCCGTCCTTTCCGGCCGACAAGGTCGACTTTGCCAAGGTCGAGCGATACAAGCATGGGCTGCTCGATCTGGCCTATCGGCGTTTCAAGGAGCGTCCGCTTCCGGCCGACTATGAGCGCTTCTGCACGGAACACCGCGTGTGGCTCGATTCGTTTGCGGCCTTCGTTGCGATCAAGCGGCATTACAGGGGCCGGTCGTGGTCCGACTGGCCGGCGGCCCTGAGGGACAGGAAGGCCAAGGCGCTCGGCGCGGTCGAGGTCGAGCTGGCCGACGCGATCGAGCGGGAGCGGTTTTTGCAGTACGTGTTCTACGCGCAGTATCTCGACCTGCAACGCTACTGCCACGAGCAGGGCGTCCAGGTGATCGGCGACCTGCCGATCTACGTCGCCTACGACAGCGCCGACGTCTGGTCGAACCCCGAGGTGTTCAAGCTGACCAAGGATAAGAATCCGAAGTTCATCGCGGGGGTGCCGCCGGACTACTTCAGCAAGACCGGCCAACTCTGGGGCAACCCCGTCTACGACTGGGACCACGCCGAACGCACAGGGTTCGCCTGGTGGATGCAACGGATCAAGCACAATCTCCTGCTGTTCGACCTGGTGCGGATCGACCATTTTCGCGGCCTCGTCGCATACTGGGAGGTGCCCGCCGGCCACAAGACCGCCATCCGCGGCAAGTGGGTCAAGGCCCCGAGCGAGAGCTTCTTTGGAACGCTGTTTCGCCAGGTCCCGTTCGCGGCGATCTTCGCCGAGGACCTCGGGCACATCACGGCCGACGTGCGCGAGGCGGTCACGAAGTATCAGTTCCCCTGTATGCGCGTGCTGCAATTTGCGTTCAGCGGCGATCCGAAGCGGAACATCCACATGCCGCACAACCACATTGCCAACGCCATCGTCTATACGGGCACGCACGACAACAACACGACTCGCGGCTGGTTCGAGAACGAGATGAAAGGGCCCGCACGCAAGCGTCTCTCCGATTATCTCGGCCACAAGCCGGCGGCCAGGGACATTTCGTGGGAGCTGGTGCGGGTGGCCATGTCTTCTGTCGCCCGGCTGGCGATCGTCCCGATGCAGGACGTCCTGTCACTGGGGGCCTCGGCGCGAATGAACTATCCCGCCAAGGCGACAGGCAACTGGTTCTGGCGGATGCGCGACGGCCGGCTCGATGCGCGTCTGGCCGGGAAGCTGCGCGATCTGACCGCCACCTGCGGTCGTCTGTAG
- a CDS encoding family 78 glycoside hydrolase catalytic domain: MSEPARTTIADPRPDFGWIVPSLGQNDVQTAYQVLVASGLQEIEQERGDMWDSGRVQSARSVGIEYAGKPLASRRSYYWRVRTWNQQDQVSPYSAIQEFRTGSLDSPYTTPRYPLTTTTVKPVRVVARADGHYLIDFGKAAFGTVELTLTSPASGRRVEVHLGEVYAEPDSIDREPGGSRRYRQIPLTLREGTHTYRVTIPPDKRNTGPQAIKMPPSVGEVLPFRYCEVVHSPSALDASTIRQIVVHYPFDDDAAHFHSSDPVLNDVWELCKYSIKATSFCGVYIDGDRERIPYEGDAYINQLCHYSVDREYTMARYTHEYLITRPTWPTEWILHSVLMAWVDYLYTGDADSIEQFYDDLTAKTLLALAREDGLISTQTGLVTDEVLKSVHFNGKLRDLVDWPHGNILGLTGGYGETDDFEFKPINTVVNAFHYRALVAMGRMARAIGKDGDADRFASAAARVKQSFNAKLLDKDKGIYVDGEGSTHSALHANMFPLAFGLVPPEYVASVAAFLRSRGMVCSVYGAQHLLDALYTAGLDDFALHLMTDRQTDRSWPHMIYNVGTTITLEAWDNKYKPNQDWNHAWGAAPANIIPRRLMGVEPVEPGFARVRIKPQVGSLTHARLDLPTIRGTIHVDFEAIKGKSFVLNVTTPANVPAIVYLPNLGSTSTEVLMDGRTVQGKIDGKFIVLDNVAPGRHRFERHL; the protein is encoded by the coding sequence ATGAGCGAGCCCGCCAGGACGACCATTGCCGATCCCCGGCCGGACTTCGGCTGGATCGTGCCGTCCCTCGGCCAGAACGATGTCCAGACAGCATATCAGGTCCTCGTCGCCTCCGGTTTACAGGAAATCGAGCAGGAACGCGGCGATATGTGGGACAGCGGAAGGGTCCAATCGGCCCGGTCGGTCGGGATCGAGTACGCGGGCAAACCGCTGGCCTCGCGCCGATCCTACTACTGGCGGGTGCGAACCTGGAACCAGCAGGATCAGGTGAGCCCCTATTCGGCAATCCAGGAGTTTCGCACGGGGTCTTTGGACAGCCCTTACACCACGCCTCGATATCCGCTGACCACCACGACGGTCAAGCCCGTTCGGGTGGTGGCCAGAGCCGACGGGCACTACCTCATCGACTTTGGCAAGGCGGCCTTCGGTACCGTCGAGCTGACCCTGACCAGCCCCGCGAGCGGGCGCCGCGTCGAGGTCCATCTCGGCGAGGTCTACGCCGAACCCGACAGCATCGACCGCGAGCCGGGTGGGTCCAGACGCTATCGGCAGATCCCTCTGACGCTCCGGGAAGGAACGCATACGTACAGAGTGACGATCCCGCCCGACAAACGAAACACCGGCCCGCAGGCGATCAAGATGCCGCCGTCCGTCGGCGAGGTGCTGCCCTTCCGGTATTGCGAGGTCGTCCACAGCCCCTCAGCGCTCGACGCGTCCACGATCCGCCAGATCGTGGTGCATTATCCGTTCGACGATGACGCCGCACATTTCCATTCGTCCGACCCGGTCCTCAACGATGTCTGGGAACTGTGCAAGTACAGCATCAAGGCGACGAGCTTCTGCGGCGTCTACATCGACGGCGACCGCGAGCGGATTCCTTATGAGGGCGACGCCTACATCAATCAGCTCTGCCACTATAGCGTGGACCGCGAGTACACGATGGCGCGCTACACGCACGAGTACCTCATCACGCGCCCGACCTGGCCCACCGAGTGGATCCTGCATTCGGTGCTGATGGCCTGGGTCGATTACCTGTACACCGGTGACGCCGACTCGATCGAGCAGTTCTACGACGATCTGACGGCCAAGACGCTGCTGGCCCTGGCCCGCGAAGACGGCCTGATCAGCACGCAGACCGGCTTGGTCACCGATGAGGTCCTCAAGTCGGTTCATTTCAACGGCAAGCTGCGAGACCTCGTGGACTGGCCGCACGGCAACATCCTCGGCCTCACCGGCGGCTATGGCGAGACCGACGACTTCGAGTTCAAGCCCATCAACACGGTCGTCAACGCCTTCCACTATCGGGCCCTGGTTGCGATGGGTCGCATGGCCCGGGCCATCGGCAAAGACGGGGACGCCGACCGATTCGCTTCGGCAGCCGCACGGGTCAAGCAATCATTCAACGCCAAGCTGCTCGACAAGGACAAAGGCATCTACGTAGACGGCGAAGGCAGCACGCACAGCGCCCTGCACGCGAACATGTTCCCGCTGGCGTTCGGCCTCGTGCCGCCGGAATACGTTGCATCCGTCGCGGCGTTCCTCAGGAGTCGCGGCATGGTGTGCAGCGTCTACGGCGCGCAGCATCTGCTCGACGCCCTCTACACGGCCGGCCTGGACGACTTCGCACTGCACCTGATGACCGACCGACAGACGGACCGAAGCTGGCCGCATATGATCTACAACGTGGGCACGACGATCACGCTCGAAGCGTGGGACAACAAGTACAAACCCAACCAGGACTGGAACCATGCGTGGGGCGCGGCGCCGGCCAACATCATCCCCCGCCGCCTGATGGGCGTCGAGCCCGTCGAGCCGGGCTTCGCCAGGGTCCGGATCAAGCCGCAGGTCGGCTCGCTGACCCATGCCCGCCTCGATCTGCCCACGATCCGGGGTACGATCCACGTGGATTTCGAGGCGATCAAAGGCAAATCGTTCGTCCTGAACGTGACCACGCCGGCCAACGTGCCCGCCATTGTATACCTGCCCAACCTGGGCAGCACCAGCACGGAAGTGCTGATGGACGGCCGGACCGTCCAGGGCAAAATCGACGGCAAGTTCATCGTCCTCGACAACGTAGCCCCCGGTCGCCACCGTTTCGAACGGCACCTTTAG
- the melA gene encoding alpha-galactosidase, whose product MSKPKIAMIGAGSLIFCKTLVMDILATEALAGSEIRLMNRTRPKLAKMEAFVKKVIKENKLPATVTATLDRREALDGADYVINMIQIGGVEAFRMDYEIPLKYGVDQCIADSIGPGGIFRALRTIPVLADMAADMNELCPDAILLNYANPMGANCSALGSVADVQFIGLCHGVQTTLDLISRYVNVPKDQVDYVCAGINHMAWFLSLRDKRDGRDLYPILKRNIEKPEYYVNEKVRCEVMRHFGYFMTESTGHLSEYIPWFRSSKRALETYCDQPDFGGASGAYYHYCNMLAEKYKKVDYLATESPRITGRSVEYCSYILEAAETDRPFRLNGNVRNDGYITNLPQGCCVEVPVYVDSQGLHPVTIGELPVQCAALNQSNVTVQELAVEAALTGDPEYAMQAVAMDPLTSAVCTLKEIRDMTGEMLEAQRKWLPEFKGAKLTPRPMVQVTKNTVGVDVPLDPALAIANRFGELAK is encoded by the coding sequence ATGTCGAAACCAAAAATCGCGATGATCGGGGCCGGAAGCCTCATTTTCTGCAAGACGCTGGTCATGGACATCCTCGCCACCGAGGCCCTTGCGGGCAGCGAAATCCGTCTGATGAACCGGACGCGGCCCAAGCTGGCCAAGATGGAGGCCTTCGTCAAGAAGGTCATCAAGGAGAACAAGCTGCCTGCGACGGTCACGGCGACGCTGGATCGCCGCGAAGCCCTTGACGGGGCCGACTACGTCATCAACATGATCCAGATCGGCGGCGTCGAGGCCTTTCGGATGGATTACGAGATCCCTCTGAAGTACGGCGTCGATCAGTGCATCGCCGATTCCATCGGTCCCGGCGGCATCTTCCGCGCTTTGCGGACGATTCCCGTCCTGGCGGACATGGCGGCCGATATGAACGAGCTATGTCCCGACGCGATCCTGCTGAACTACGCCAATCCGATGGGGGCCAACTGCTCGGCGCTGGGAAGCGTAGCGGACGTGCAGTTCATCGGTCTCTGTCACGGGGTGCAGACCACGCTCGATTTGATCAGCCGCTATGTGAATGTCCCCAAGGATCAGGTCGATTACGTCTGCGCCGGCATCAACCATATGGCTTGGTTCCTCTCGCTGCGGGACAAGCGCGATGGGCGCGACCTGTACCCGATTCTCAAACGCAACATCGAGAAGCCCGAATATTACGTCAACGAGAAGGTGCGATGCGAGGTGATGCGGCACTTCGGCTACTTCATGACCGAGAGCACCGGGCATCTGTCGGAGTACATTCCGTGGTTCCGCAGCAGCAAGAGGGCGTTGGAGACGTACTGCGACCAGCCCGATTTCGGCGGGGCCTCCGGCGCTTACTATCACTACTGCAACATGCTGGCCGAGAAGTACAAGAAGGTGGACTATCTCGCGACGGAGTCGCCCAGGATCACCGGCCGCAGCGTCGAATACTGTTCGTACATCCTCGAAGCGGCCGAAACCGACCGGCCGTTTCGTCTCAACGGCAACGTGCGCAATGACGGCTACATCACCAACCTGCCGCAGGGTTGCTGTGTCGAGGTCCCGGTCTACGTCGATTCACAGGGCCTACACCCGGTGACGATTGGCGAGTTGCCCGTGCAGTGCGCGGCGTTGAACCAGAGCAACGTCACCGTGCAGGAGCTGGCGGTCGAGGCGGCGCTGACGGGCGATCCGGAATACGCGATGCAGGCGGTGGCGATGGACCCGCTGACCTCGGCGGTTTGCACCCTCAAGGAGATCCGGGACATGACCGGCGAGATGCTCGAAGCCCAGCGCAAGTGGCTGCCCGAGTTCAAGGGCGCAAAGCTGACGCCTCGCCCGATGGTACAGGTCACCAAGAACACCGTCGGCGTGGACGTCCCACTCGATCCGGCCCTGGCCATCGCCAACCGCTTCGGCGAGCTGGCGAAATAG